In the Hermetia illucens chromosome 1, iHerIll2.2.curated.20191125, whole genome shotgun sequence genome, ATACTAATGTTACTgcttttcagtaaatccaatatGGAATTCAGGCTATAATCTTGTTTATTTTAGGATTACATCAATCTCCGCTGGGGCCCACGTTGGGTGTTAAGTAATCGCACTGAGACGGGCTTTTCCAAAAATGAAACAACTTTATTGTTATCGCAAATGACCGGATTTTATGAGGATGATTACCCTCGTAGACCTCACGATCCCATATGCCTGTAGATTATCGGACCCTTTTCCGAATCTCCCAAAATGATCTCGTTACTAGTACCCCTTCGCCTAATGACTTGCTGGAAGGAAGTAACTGGTATATGATAATTTGTATCCGTCTCTAGTCGACTTCATGGTTCACCACTTAATAGGGCGTAACACGTCAACCACGCATGTGTGCGACTGGCCAACGTTTATCAAAATAACTTCAATTTCcgccaggacttcccgagacgcttgaATTGCATGATGTAGCCACCAATGGAGTTTTCGCggttctttaatgtgtgacacAACCACTTCTTCTGTCTTTTGATCAACTCGTTCACGAGCAATTGGCCTGTGCGCAAACATATGTTCTTCATCTGAAATTGTATCATCCCGACAACATGCCGCTCAAAATTATTGATGACGAAGGTGTGGAACTTTTGGataacagtggtggtcactttccatttgtAATTGTTACAAAACAAGACAAAAAGAACCTTAGCACGGAacggtctcaacttgattttcttgttgagattgctgcatttccagattttagacaaagcaacgAAGGCGGAATGACATCGAGCTCGGTGATGAGACAACGctctctagatatacaaattgattgacgacttcgatgttctaccCATTAATGAAGATGGTAAGAGTTAGATGATCCGTCAGGCTAAGAACTTAggatttgttggtgtttatcttcagaacAAATCTTGCCTAAGATCTCGTCGGCATAGTAGAGGTGTTTGTGGAAATATGTCATGGCACATTGGAGCCCTCCATATCCCCTAACATCAGTAATAACAAGAGGAAATAAAatcagtgacaagatgcaaccctgactgACCCCGCTTTCGGCCTCAAATTTCTCAGAGCTTTTACCTTCTTGCATCTCGTGACGTTTTGATCCAACATATGCTGTTCTGGTAATAGCTGTAAGTTCCACAGGAATGTCCCTtctgcatagagcactccagatagtCTCCCTGCTGACACTGCCTTCTCGAAATGATCAAGAATACATCACCTTCACTAGGGAAAACGGCTTCGCTCCTTTTGAGCACATTGgctgagatgatttctcttctgtttggaggagcaacCTGTATTCTTATGTTACCATTACTAACCACTTCATTCACTAGGGACGGAAATTCATCAGTCATGTCGCACAATTATGAAGCGCAGTGGAGTGCTGCTTTCGCTTGTACAGCTTCTGGTCATTGCGGATGAGAAATCGACCATTAATGCCCATCACAGGATTATCGAAAgatttgaaacccaactgactttatagcAGGCTCTGGGTTCGAACAATATGGCACTAATGACGGCGGAAGCTGTACAAATCCACAAATCTCTTAATCGTTaccgtcgccaagaccatgtttccTTATCACATGTCCAAGTAAGGTGTTGTTATacgccaccttggcattcagataacccatcatgatcacaatatcacctttaggaagcctctcctgaattgTGTGTTATTGCACGCAGAAATcatccttctctactatatcAGAAGTCTTCATTTATGCATATCACTGTACTATTGTGATGCTCCTCAACCTGGACTGGAATATTATAGTCAAGATCCTCTCATAAACTAGTTTCCAGGTCAAGGGAGCGTGTCTTGCGGTAGTCGACGTAGAGGAATAAGACCACCTTACTTCGTTGAACATCTCTAGTATTTGTAACAGACTCCTAAGATAGTTATCAGTACCAGCATTtagcttgatatcatctaattacattacattacatggcAGTTGACACTTAGAACGTAGACCATATTCAACCAAAGTATCTTTCAACCAAAGAGACTCAACGAATTACCCTGGAAAATGCCTCACCGTATTCGGATAGACTCTGAGTTGTTGTTACACTCAGATAGGCGcattgacaaggtggtatgccatccttGCATAACTGTTACCAGAAACTACTAGTTTCGGATTAATGCAATACATCGATTAGTCAAGTGGgcgggacgctgtcaaaagccttggagTAATCAATATAGCAGCTAAAAAGATTTTTTCCAcctctagttgcctgtcctaTAAATACCGAGCCGACAATGTGTTGCTCTTTGCAGCCCGTTGATTATACTTAACAGTCTTTCTCGTATAGAATGTTGCTGATCTCGAAGGGCACATTGACCCTTCAACCAATAATGgacgtaatgaatttgtagagcgTTCGTAAACATATAATTAGTCTAATGTCTGCGGAATCCACAGCcggcaaggtaggtaatcaCTTCAGTGAGGAAGAGTGGAAATTCCTCAGGCCGACTATGACCTGATCTATGCTAGGTGGCAATGGACCATGTACATTGCTGaactttttgcaaattttgcacccaatccagaccacagcccatcccaccttctttgagctgtttatggcttgtcaaaCCGGGATAGGGGCATGGCCGGTGCCTTCAGCGGTAGGCCACTCAGCATACTGAGCAGGTTACCCACTTTCGCCGTGTCGTCCCTACCGACTGCATATGGGCTGGTAGTGAGGTATTCTATTATTTTACTACACCAGAGTGACATCTCATAAAAACGGCTTTCAAGTAAATTTTACCGCTGCCTTCGTACCGATAATAATCTTGACAGAGCAGCGCACTTCATTGTGCGGAAAACTGTAAACCCAGGTCATCTACCCAGATAGGATAAACCTCATCCGGAAGTCAAGGGTAGAGGAGAAAAGGCTCTTTAAGAAATGGGAGGTGGTTTTACGGAAACAGAAGACATGTGGAAATGGCATAATAAAGGTGAAGGCCCTCCTGGATCTTATTACACGCCAGTGAAGCACCTAGAAGACCACCGAAGAGCAGTTGCAATAAAAGCACCCAACTGCGCAAGACGCGATGCCTTCAGCATCTCAGAGGGGGAAACAGACAATTGACAAAAGGTGACAAGGGTAAAACATCGTAGATATGCCGCTAGGGatgcagcaagaaaaattctctTAAGCAGGTTTATAAAAAGACGGAAatttaacaacaacaacataagaTAGATATCGACAGCATTGGCAGCACTGCAACAAAGTCGAGGTCAAGTAGAACGGCAGTATCAATTCCCGAAGAGGCTGGGATAGACGTTAAATCTATACAGCAATATATTTGTCGAACTGAGCTGAGCAACCTCGAGATGGAAATTGCAAACTGTTGGCTCCAGGGGacaaaaattggtgaaagtTATCGTTCCCGAAAAGACAGCGAGTCAACTTCTTTATTGagagaaaataaagatcgggcGAAAAATCCGATAAGGCACAGGCCGATTCCAACTTACTACTTTAAATAAGGCCTATGGGCACCTAGCACGGGTTTCTTAAGGGCAGAACAGAAGCACTTTGTGCACAAAGCAAATATTTGCGCATCGGAAAAATCGGATGCGAAGAATCGCATCAACTGCGGTACTTTTTGTCCTAAATATCGCATAGTAACCCGACATTCTAACTCCCAAGTAGCGAGGGCACTATCTCTGATGTGACCTTAGCTGCTCCTCCCAATTTCCTAACGTCCGTCAAATACTTACTTTCACCCGGTAAGCGCGGGGGAATCAAGTTTGGCTCTCTAATGGGGGTAAGCGAGCTTCTAAGCCCGGACGCAAACAGAAAAACTGCCACTGAATTTTTAGTGGACTCAAGAATGAGCTTGTTACCCCAGCATGCGACGCTTCGCCCTCCAAAAGGGGACTTCGTCACGGGAAGTCATCTATATACTAAGCTATAAGAGGCCAAGATTATGTAACCCTTAGATTCGGGCAATAGTTAGCTAGTTATTGATGGCGTTGTGGGTTTAAGTTGACTGCCAAAAATTCCAGTGTGCATCGATCGCCCTGTTTCATGGGAGCAATGAGAATAAAACGAATCACACAGGCACTCTTTCCCATGCTCTTTCCTATGCTCAGagtgcggtaggcagaatcgatcaGAGGCAAAAAGaggaagctcgccatccaacggagcaagagtaCCCTCTTGCTTTAAGGAGTTCTATTCGGAAGCGGACTTAAACCCGGGAGCgattatagaatcgtgatagaGTGATTCAGGGACGGTTCATCTCCACAAATTACATGCCCtaccctcttgttaaaaatcatccaggggttatacCCCCAGCAGGAGGAGAACACTGACTGCATCCAGTAACCTCTTCCGGTTGTGAAAGAAGCATGGTGTTGGATTACGCAGACGATATAacgctggttgtagtcgcaaaggacctcgaagatgctgagttatactaatGCAAAATGATCAGTGCTGTTGAAGATTGTCTAGAGAGTTCTGATCCTACGCTTGTGGAGGAAaacacggaagcggtcctcatcaccaagcgccgtaaaagcaATTATTACCgttttcaaattgggaatcatgtcATCACTTCTAAACCTGCcatcaaatgaatgaatgataacCATTGGCATCTTGGCAGATAGGAGAACGGACATATacgacgaacatatacaatgcaacgCAGACGAAGATcgccgaaaggaagagatcttTAAAGGTGTTGAGAACTATCGGGAAAGGGTTCGTGGACATACAGGCGCCATCAATTAGTgtttggagagacgacacgttgagattaactataatcttaGCCAACATCTCATGAGGCATGGAGGATGTCGTCAGGATACTTCATCCTATTGTTCCAACTGCAATGGAGTTccaaaggacccagagcacgtattcttctacTTTGTTAGACTaatgaaagaaaggaaaaacattGAAATAAAATCTGGGGCAAAGAGTTCTAACATGTCAGGACTGCGATGCGATCAACATCATGGTCACATCTATCcaaagcaaactgcgaaaggcggaGCAGACCAGAAAAAACGGTTACGTATGCCGCGTAAAGACGAAAGAACATCCAGCtagagtaagctaactccgctccgtgatgtaataccttatgatggTTACACGAGCATgggaggagtcgggggtggttttagtggataaaaatactACACGCTAGTGTGTCCAGGCCACTGTCTgttcaagatttccacctcctcaacaaaaaaaaaaaaaagatggacagacagatattgaattgattttaacaaggtttttatTTCACATAAAACATTAAAAAGTTAACTAACGAACCCGGTAATATGTATTTAGTTGCTAAAGCTGCGGATTTTATGTTACATAAGTTTGGAATATCCTGTAAAAAAGGAAGGCGAGGtattatatatatgtagttgccattcactccttggtggggtatagtacGTCAACCACACCAATGCACCATCGCTCACGATTACCTGACcttcacgacttcccgagatgctcgcactcgttctctattgttctgcgccctgtggcgacccattcgtcggccgTCTagaaagagtggattccactgcatggcgtgtCCAGCAATACCATTGCTGCCTTTCCTTAATGTATCACCTATCCATTACCTCTTCCACCTATACATCATATTGAGTATGCTCATCAGACCAGTGCGCCGACCAGCTCCTTAGTTTATAATAGCATTAGGTCtccgtactccgatgatacattGCACACAGGTGTTCACGAATGCTTGAGGTcttcgagtgacagtggggaTCAATTTTCATGCGCCACTCCCATGTAGCGACACAGAAACAACGCTAACACAGAATAGTCTCGACTTGAATTTGGTTTTGACATAACTGCATATTCAGAAATTAGACAAGGTAGCGAAAACCGATCTAGCGCTGTCGGGCCACATCTAGTTTGGTGATACCGTCGACAaaaatcacgcttcctagacattcaaattgatcgacgctttggATGCACTGACCAtgaatgcagatagagagagtgcgatgactcgtcatactgaggaccttggttttgttggtgtttattttcagtccaactctacttgcctctctttccaaatcaagagccatttgaccaaggcccATAACCCGGTGGGAGAGCAAACAGAagccatcagcgtagtcaaggaaAGGTGTTGAATTCatccacgtcctccagacaaggcagcgtGACGAACGTCACCGATGACAATAATACCGATACTATCGCTGACAGGATGCAATCCTGGTCAAATCGGCTTTGGACATCAAAATGAGCAAAATTTTACCTATGTCGccctaataatagctattacttCCTCGCAATGACCACGCTTCCCCGCCCGCCCCTGTGTAGAGCCCTccaatacactccctgttcacgctatcgaaatccctctcaaaatcgatgaagagcaggtgaaacgaagatctaaattccgcgcactgttcaaaAATGATCCGAAGTGTGTTGGTGTGGTTACAGGAAGATCTGGAGCGGAAACTAGCCTGAtctctgccgatcaagctttcgagatgttctttgatgcattgcaAGATTATGTTAGCTACTATCTTTGCAACGTCAGGGAGCATCCTGCATCCTGGGATCTACCGCTTCTTCTATTCTCTGGAAAATGTCTCGGATTCCCACCATTTCcgaacgagtggaagtagcagatctacagtaactgcgataaataactctttgGGGAGACCATTATGCCCAGCGAGATATTGGCCGGCAGAAATTTGCTAAGGTTTGAACAGAGATTTCGGTGCAAACCTCAATTTAAGGGAAAATGTATTTTCTCTATATTGGCGCAAAAGTATCCAATGTTCATGGGCACCCATTATTTTAAatcatcattggtccataccaaagaggcttctctccaggcaaatcagcaacagataagattttctctttgtgccaagcgatggaaaaacttttggaatatggacatcagttgcaccatcttttcatcgactttaaagccacctatgacatCACGTTGTGTCCGGATGgtgcaagtggttagagcactgggctgttGTAGCAGAAGGcgccggttcaaatctcactgatggcggcgagatttgttatcgtggctgtatgtcagatactagtcgactcagctgtgaatgagtacctgagtcaaatcagggtaataatctcgggtgagcgcaatgctgactacattgcctcctacagtaaactgtagtgtaccgtaacggtcttgaatgaagtgctctaacacacttcaaggccctgatccaaaatggattgttgcgccaacgattattattattatgacatCACGTTCGGTAACccgtcgaaattgataagaatgactaggctgaccctaaccaatgtgcgaggtcagataaaggcagcaggatcactctcgaaatcattcaacatcgacaacggtctaagacaagaggatgccctatcatgcgtcccttttaacctggcccaggaaaaagtgatttgcgatgcaaatgtcaatgcaagaggcaccatcttgTTGAAgtgcacccaattactggcctacgctgacgatattgacagcccgagatgtacagtctacctccaTCCAGATTGATCAGGCGGCGCGAAGTCGCGGGCTGCAGATTaaagaaggcaagacgaagtacatggtggtaatgTCAGCGCCGAAAACTAAAGAACGAACTACATCCAATCACACTGGTCaaccgaaaacaataaagataggagaatacaactttgagaccattgttaatttctcctatctagggtcgaaaatcacagccaataacagctacgatgaaatctacgcacgattattggcagccaacagaacctatttcagcttgcagaaactgtttcgctcgaaacgtctgatcatagggtcaaagctgttactgtacaaaactatgatcttgtcactCCTTATGTATTAATCCTAcccctgggttcttagcaagaaaagtagcgtactcttgaccgcgttcgagagaagaatcttccgaagaattttcggtcccctacatgagtgGGGAgctatggacgattccgtagtctacataacgacgaaatctgggcgcgataccacgaccgtctggttgtcgataaaatccgacccaacaggctgcggtgggcgggtcacttaatccgtatggattaggatgattccacccggaaagtctataagggcaatatctatggcagaaaaagaagacgaggcagaccctgcccgtgATGGAgtaatggcgtagatcaggacgccagacagctttcagggatatcgaattggtggagctcggcgcaaaaccgcggtgtctggagttcctttctaAGGCAgctctagaccggatactgattgttgcgctgttgatgatgatgattgtcttAAAACCGGATGTTAGTTATTAGACATTAAACATCATCGACTTTATGTGTAGATTgaacaaaaaaatacttttcttcATATCTAAAACTTTCCGTACCGGTTCACGTACTTTCAGAAGAGTTGAAAGCTGCACAAAATTTATCTTAAGATTTATTCATCTAAAATCGAAGTTTAACTAAACAATTCCATTATATCAAATTCATTAATTCTAGAAAATGTCATAATAAAATTCGAAGGCTCTTATGACAGGCGTTGCCGATGGATCTCCCAaattttttccgcttttgaagTGAAGGGCGAAAACTCCTGGATTGTGGGCTACAAAATATCAGTTATTAAACAAAAGGTTGACAATGAACGTATCGTACAACTTACAGGTTATAGTTTGGTTGGCCAATTGAGTTCCGCAATATAATGGCATTAAATCAAACGTTTCCGTTGGATCTGGAAGAGCTATACTTAAGTAATCGTCAGATGGGGGAATGGTGGTGGTCACAGGATTAAGTACGTAACAAGGGTTGCCAGGATTATCACCTAGAGAGAACGTGGTGAAATTGAACCTGTAAATGAATTTAAGATCAGTTAGCGAAAAAATTTGGCCTTCCGCAATTTTCGAAGGAATTTTTTCTTATATTGCTTTTTGAGAGAAGCTCGTTTTGATTATGAATCGTTCACCTGATGTAAGTAGCGTCAGGACGTCTCTTTATGCAAATAGTATATTCTATTTCTCTTGGGTATGGTCCAACCCCATTGTTATAGTTGAAAGATTGCACTCGACGATGTTCTTCCAGGAAAAACTGATCGCATCCGAGAGGAGCTATCAAATCTAAGTCATAATTCTTCGATTTGGGTACGTTGGCGATATTGGTAGCTGCTCTATTTGGTAGTCCGAAACCGCCATTAACGACGGGACGTGCTGGAATAATAGCAGTTGGACATTCAATTTGTGTAATTGTGATATCCCAAAATGCTTGAGCAGTTCCCATTTGGCGAACAACAATTACTCCATTCGATGTGTCCCAAGCACTGAAGGGAAGATGAACTGGAAATATTCAAAGACAATGGAATGATCTGTCTAAGATCGAATACAATGAATCCTCATTTACTCacggttttgtttgaaattagTTCCGCAAAAATTAATTCCCGCTATTCTGATGAAATTTCGGGTACATTCTATAGGAATTTCATCAGGATCTTGATTTTCGTTGTTCTCTTTAGGGAAGTTGGTTGTGAATTCAATTCTAAGTTGACATACATTTTGACTATAAGGCTGGATTCGATAGAAGCAATCCGGTGCCTCCGAATACGAGTTGCTATTTACATAAATCCGCTTGGCATTCGAAGTTTGACCGCAAGCCATTGTTGCTGTTTGGttcaataaaagtatattaattatattttttttggtgAAAAGATTATTTGCGTACTAAAACAGCATATTCCAACAGGCCAGCATACACCGACCGATGTACCGCCACCTCGAGAACAATCGCCACTCGACAGGCAAATTCCAGAAGGGCCTAGCTGCGCTTCACAGGCTGAATAGAGGGTATAACCATTGAACCGATTTCCAGGCCGTAATAATCCACCTAATCCACCATGACCACCGATGCCTCCTAAGCCACCGCCAATGCCTCCTAAACCGCCACCAATACCTCCCAAACCACCTCCTATTCCGCCAACTCCTCCGGTACCAATTCCTCCAAGTCCTCCGCTACCCAATCCAGGCCTTAGTCCAGGACCAACTCCAATTCCTGCACCACCTAGTCCCAATCCGCCGCCTATTCCTAGTCCGCCACCCAAACCGCCTCCGACTGTGCCTAAACCATGGCCACCCAGCCTCGCTTCACGCTGTGAAGTGTGGTTGGCATGGATGTCCTGCTCTTCTTTTGCATTATTAAATCCACCACTAGCGAAGCTGACCGAAACTAGAACACTTACTGCCACTAACGTAATAATCCGGCACATTTTCGAGGTTTCACGGAAAGACTTAGACTGAATTGTATTTTATCTTTTTAGAGGCTATTTATACCTACCTATTTTTGTAAACGTGCTAGATAATAGGAAAAGCAAATTTGATTCTTTCTCTGTAAACATCCAAAACACTGTTTCTAACATGTAGTCGTCATTTGGGTTCGTTGACTTAGCGTCTGCATTAAAGATTTAGGCCCTCAGCATACGAGCGCCCAAAACGTGGTTGAAATTAATGAGTAATTATTGCGTGTGAAACTAAAGGAAAACATTGGAGCCTTGACTATCTAAAAACTGCTATGGGTCAAGCCAAGGTTCTCTATAAATAGCATCGGATTAATGTATGTCATGCCTGTGATGATCTTTGCCATTAAACCATTAAGATCTTCCCTGAACAGGATTATACTCAAAAATTCCAGTCAGAAATCGAACACTTCCGGAAACAACCAAAAGTAGGAACATTATAGGCAAATGCTTTTACGAAAAAtgctttcataaaatataaatgcATCTTTCTCGCTAACTAAGTAATTAATTCACATCCAATGAAAGATGCCCCCTCAGTCTAAACTAACTTACTACATGCAATACGTAACCAACTGTTAATATACATTTAAATAATCTccgatttttgaggttttgtgtaaaacctccAGCCTTttgtc is a window encoding:
- the LOC119661213 gene encoding uncharacterized protein LOC119661213: MCRIITLVAVSVLVSVSFASGGFNNAKEEQDIHANHTSQREARLGGHGLGTVGGGLGGGLGIGGGLGLGGAGIGVGPGLRPGLGSGGLGGIGTGGVGGIGGGLGGIGGGLGGIGGGLGGIGGHGGLGGLLRPGNRFNGYTLYSACEAQLGPSGICLSSGDCSRGGGTSVGVCWPVGICCFTTMACGQTSNAKRIYVNSNSYSEAPDCFYRIQPYSQNVCQLRIEFTTNFPKENNENQDPDEIPIECTRNFIRIAGINFCGTNFKQNLHLPFSAWDTSNGVIVVRQMGTAQAFWDITITQIECPTAIIPARPVVNGGFGLPNRAATNIANVPKSKNYDLDLIAPLGCDQFFLEEHRRVQSFNYNNGVGPYPREIEYTICIKRRPDATYIRFNFTTFSLGDNPGNPCYVLNPVTTTIPPSDDYLSIALPDPTETFDLMPLYCGTQLANQTITSHNPGVFALHFKSGKNLGDPSATPVIRAFEFYYDIF